A stretch of the Photobacterium toruni genome encodes the following:
- a CDS encoding DUF294 nucleotidyltransferase-like domain-containing protein has translation MEAEQTEILNFISQYPPFDLLPEEQLNELAIEIEVAYHRANSMILNLGDSINDLFLIRSGAVEVYRRKGELYNRLDEGDIFGQMGLLMNNRVRMPAKALEDTLLYCIPGNLFTKLCDDYDSFADFVEVDDGSRLRHAVSRQNDENDLTTSKVRTLLTRDAVILDQNATIQVAAQTMADEGISALLICDENITDDDDDNDLIVGIITDRDLCTRVLALGVSTAEPVSTVMSADPITLDHNAYVFEAMLTMLRSNIHHLPVMRNKHPVGIISVSDIVRYESQNSLLLVSSIYQQQSVEELTVLSAQVKDCFVRMVNEDANSHMIGSAMAEIGRSFKQRLLELAEEKYGPPPVPYCFLALGSMARDEQLIVTDQDNAIILDNNFNYEKHNAYFEQLSKFVCDGLAECGYTYCTGDIMATNPEWRKTRQQWENCFADWIDNPKPIALLNSSIFFDLGGVWGKTKWAKQLNGFIVRRARNSPRFLACLARNALNRTPPLGFFKDFVMEKDGRHNNSINLKRRGTAPLADLIRVHALAVGSRSQNSLERLDDIIDSGILPPGRAQDLRDAMEYISLVRIRHQALDIEAGIEPDNSIEPENMSDFERRNLKDAFQILSKAQNFVKFRYQSAR, from the coding sequence ATGGAAGCAGAACAAACAGAAATACTAAATTTCATCAGTCAATACCCTCCTTTCGATTTATTACCAGAAGAACAACTGAACGAATTAGCTATCGAAATCGAAGTCGCCTACCACCGTGCAAACAGCATGATTTTAAACTTAGGTGATAGCATTAATGATTTATTTCTTATTCGCAGTGGTGCAGTTGAAGTTTATCGTCGAAAAGGAGAATTATACAATCGTTTAGATGAAGGTGATATTTTTGGGCAGATGGGATTATTAATGAATAATCGTGTCAGAATGCCTGCAAAAGCCTTGGAAGATACCCTACTCTATTGTATTCCAGGCAATCTCTTTACCAAACTCTGTGATGACTACGATAGTTTTGCTGACTTCGTTGAAGTTGATGATGGTTCTCGTTTACGTCATGCTGTATCACGCCAAAATGATGAAAACGATCTAACAACCTCAAAAGTGCGTACCTTATTAACACGAGACGCAGTGATCCTTGATCAAAATGCAACAATTCAAGTAGCAGCTCAAACGATGGCAGATGAAGGTATTTCAGCACTACTTATCTGTGATGAGAATATCACTGACGATGACGATGATAATGATTTAATTGTTGGTATTATTACTGATCGTGATTTGTGTACCCGCGTTTTAGCACTCGGTGTTTCAACGGCAGAACCCGTATCTACCGTTATGTCAGCAGATCCAATCACACTCGATCATAATGCCTATGTGTTTGAAGCCATGCTCACCATGCTACGATCTAATATTCATCATCTTCCTGTTATGCGGAATAAGCATCCAGTAGGCATTATTAGCGTCTCCGATATTGTCCGCTATGAATCTCAAAATAGTTTATTACTTGTAAGCAGTATCTATCAACAACAATCAGTAGAAGAATTAACCGTACTATCAGCGCAAGTTAAAGACTGTTTTGTACGAATGGTTAATGAAGATGCTAACTCGCATATGATAGGCAGTGCGATGGCTGAAATCGGGCGTAGCTTTAAACAACGTCTACTTGAACTTGCAGAAGAAAAATATGGCCCACCACCCGTACCTTATTGTTTTCTTGCACTAGGTTCAATGGCGCGTGACGAGCAACTGATCGTGACAGATCAAGATAACGCTATTATTCTTGATAACAATTTTAATTATGAAAAACATAATGCTTATTTTGAACAGTTATCTAAATTTGTCTGTGATGGATTAGCTGAATGCGGCTATACCTATTGTACAGGCGATATAATGGCAACAAATCCAGAATGGCGAAAAACCCGTCAGCAATGGGAAAATTGTTTTGCTGACTGGATAGATAATCCAAAGCCTATCGCATTACTTAACAGTTCAATATTCTTTGATCTTGGTGGTGTCTGGGGTAAAACAAAATGGGCTAAACAACTTAACGGTTTTATCGTCCGTCGAGCACGTAACAGCCCTCGGTTCTTAGCTTGCCTTGCACGTAACGCCTTAAATCGCACTCCACCATTAGGCTTTTTCAAAGATTTTGTCATGGAAAAAGATGGTCGACATAATAACTCGATTAATCTTAAACGTCGCGGAACAGCGCCATTAGCTGATTTAATTCGCGTACATGCCCTTGCCGTTGGCTCACGATCACAAAATTCCCTCGAACGTCTTGATGACATTATAGATAGTGGCATTCTTCCACCAGGTCGAGCACAAGATTTACGTGATGCCATGGAATATATTTCATTAGTTCGTATTCGACATCAAGCACTCGATATTGAAGCAGGTATAGAACCCGACAATAGTATCGAACCTGAAAATATGTCTGATTTTGAACGCCGAAATCTTAAAGATGCGTTTCAAATATTAAGTAAAGCACAAAACTTTGTTAAGTTTCGCTATCAGTCAGCAAGATAA
- a CDS encoding PfkB family carbohydrate kinase, with translation MKIVFFGEALVELNHSPRHQTYGGNVVNRALYLARLGGSRAINVSYATCIGIEKTSMKMLQCWQQENIDTSLVKCLATKYPNLCFIETDNHGQCHYHYWNKDNAMRYYFSYGPALLHHAVTNNDYDAIYISGGSVAALTDDDKTLLLSLLDIHKKKGGKVYLDNSFRADLWSTRQAQYWYGKIFPYVDIAFIDLNDEMRIWGSSRYLTQRYIQWGCREVVFKQANNAECTVCSLVIRSDTLLRVASIKLAVKDGDQIVDNAFVAGYLAARINRQTISQSLLLAQTLSHRVTTCSDAIIPSDSMRDIM, from the coding sequence ATGAAGATTGTTTTTTTTGGGGAAGCATTAGTTGAGCTTAACCATTCACCTCGGCATCAAACATACGGTGGTAATGTTGTTAATCGCGCTTTATATCTCGCACGATTAGGTGGATCGCGTGCAATTAATGTGAGTTATGCTACCTGTATTGGTATTGAAAAAACATCAATGAAGATGTTGCAGTGTTGGCAACAAGAAAATATCGACACAAGTTTAGTGAAATGTTTAGCGACTAAATACCCTAATCTATGTTTTATCGAAACTGATAATCATGGTCAATGCCATTATCATTATTGGAATAAAGATAATGCAATGCGATATTATTTTTCTTATGGTCCAGCTTTATTACATCATGCGGTAACTAATAATGATTATGATGCTATCTACATTAGTGGTGGTAGTGTTGCAGCATTAACTGATGATGATAAAACTTTGTTATTGAGTTTACTTGATATACATAAGAAAAAAGGAGGCAAAGTTTATTTAGACAATAGCTTTCGTGCTGATCTTTGGTCAACAAGGCAAGCACAATATTGGTATGGGAAAATATTTCCTTATGTTGATATTGCTTTTATTGATTTAAATGACGAAATGAGAATTTGGGGAAGCTCTCGCTATTTAACTCAACGCTATATTCAATGGGGATGCCGTGAGGTTGTTTTTAAGCAAGCCAATAATGCCGAATGTACCGTGTGTAGTTTAGTTATTCGTTCTGATACGTTATTACGAGTAGCAAGTATTAAATTGGCAGTAAAAGATGGTGATCAGATAGTAGATAATGCATTTGTTGCTGGTTATCTTGCCGCTAGAATTAATCGACAAACGATTTCACAATCATTATTACTGGCACAAACACTGAGTCATAGAGTAACAACCTGTTCAGATGCGATTATTCCTTCTGATTCAATGCGAGACATAATGTAG
- a CDS encoding DUF3012 domain-containing protein, which produces MKIFLIFISTLFLLSACTPTVGSEKWCQQLKEKAKGEWSANEAVEFTQNCIIRLNNDKK; this is translated from the coding sequence ATGAAAATATTTTTAATTTTTATAAGTACTCTATTTTTATTATCTGCATGTACGCCAACAGTAGGTAGCGAAAAATGGTGCCAGCAACTAAAAGAAAAAGCCAAAGGAGAATGGAGTGCAAATGAAGCAGTTGAGTTTACCCAAAACTGCATTATTCGTTTAAATAATGATAAAAAATAA
- a CDS encoding DUF3108 domain-containing protein: MRLLPIITFSLISFFSATINASANTLVPPPLLGSVPTQINKTPTTIKTMSTQLLPNKNNQCNKTLNYKIFFEGHDIGNYQRNIVWDGTQANIYTKSIVNVLITKAKLNQHSKLHWSSQRQSFVTDSFERTIKGLMTGKVSASFTNNGAKSTVIEDGKSHQFSETSLPILDGDTIGTQMRLDIMQGKKNFDFILQNSDDISHYYFKVIGEETIATNFGNLKTIRVDQVKKKDRQLSLWFAPSIDYQLVRATYKRKLLDLKAVLMSKQISCPSPILIK, translated from the coding sequence GTGCGTTTATTACCTATTATTACTTTTTCTCTCATCAGTTTTTTCAGTGCTACCATCAATGCTAGCGCTAACACATTAGTACCACCGCCCCTCTTAGGTAGTGTCCCAACTCAAATAAATAAAACGCCTACAACCATAAAAACAATGTCTACTCAATTATTACCAAATAAAAATAATCAATGTAATAAGACATTGAACTATAAGATTTTTTTTGAAGGGCATGATATTGGTAATTATCAACGAAATATTGTTTGGGATGGAACCCAAGCAAACATTTATACTAAAAGCATAGTTAATGTATTAATTACTAAAGCAAAATTAAATCAGCACTCAAAACTTCACTGGTCATCACAACGTCAAAGTTTTGTAACTGACTCTTTTGAACGTACAATAAAAGGCTTAATGACGGGTAAAGTTTCTGCTTCTTTTACCAATAACGGCGCCAAATCAACGGTAATTGAAGACGGTAAATCACATCAATTTAGTGAAACTTCATTACCAATACTTGATGGAGATACCATCGGCACACAAATGCGATTAGACATAATGCAAGGTAAAAAGAATTTTGATTTTATTTTGCAAAATAGTGATGACATTAGCCATTATTATTTTAAAGTTATAGGGGAAGAAACAATCGCTACTAATTTTGGTAATCTAAAAACAATTCGTGTCGACCAAGTAAAGAAAAAGGATCGCCAGCTTTCATTATGGTTTGCACCTTCAATTGATTATCAACTCGTACGTGCAACCTATAAACGGAAATTATTAGATTTAAAGGCAGTATTAATGAGTAAACAAATTAGCTGTCCTAGCCCTATATTAATTAAATAA
- a CDS encoding DUF2947 domain-containing protein, with product MNYTEFDSYVRKWIFTHASMPVSEADLVQIKPFTQARSAQLWCEHVSNQSSDADHFEKGDWAFDKKIWSDAIDWQQAWDSDEPELPAELLADIKWEDNTTIFFCYEKYNIIETKWGVFKRNWKNFLFFDDGPLLLGRKQKQAVWFQSNGTFQIATRP from the coding sequence ATGAATTATACCGAATTTGATAGTTACGTACGTAAATGGATTTTTACCCATGCTTCAATGCCAGTTTCCGAAGCGGATCTAGTGCAAATAAAACCATTTACTCAAGCTCGTTCGGCACAATTGTGGTGTGAACATGTGAGTAACCAAAGTTCTGATGCTGATCACTTTGAGAAAGGCGACTGGGCTTTTGATAAAAAAATTTGGTCAGACGCAATAGATTGGCAGCAAGCTTGGGACAGCGATGAGCCTGAGTTACCAGCAGAACTATTGGCTGATATTAAATGGGAAGATAATACGACCATTTTTTTCTGCTATGAAAAATACAATATTATTGAAACTAAATGGGGTGTATTTAAACGTAATTGGAAGAATTTCTTGTTTTTTGATGATGGTCCATTATTACTTGGACGTAAGCAAAAGCAAGCCGTTTGGTTTCAATCAAATGGTACATTCCAAATAGCAACTCGTCCATAA
- a CDS encoding pirin family protein, with amino-acid sequence MQKSRPLIHIRHGIKQGATTSFIPEQYFSITNPFVLWEHFTSKKSTNRSLDFHGHSGVEAISYPLKGTISHYDSTPQHHIINSGDVHIMTSGQGIIHKSTTLPRQSVSESFQLWVALPASNKDEMCKPKSQLFNKNNFPLIENNNSTTKILIGRYHQYDSPIKSHCELILLDIIMTSYSTWYFTPPKQHLSCFIYLKSGVVYSANNKLTPSQMGFFKSSSSPITITTTNQSSRFIVACAVPLKQPLITNKDSVHSCENNINKSQTTINELLLNSHNLNY; translated from the coding sequence ATGCAAAAAAGTAGACCGCTTATTCATATCCGTCATGGTATTAAACAAGGTGCCACTACTTCTTTTATTCCTGAGCAATATTTTTCCATCACAAATCCATTCGTCTTATGGGAACACTTCACATCTAAAAAAAGTACTAATCGTAGCCTTGATTTTCATGGCCATTCAGGCGTAGAAGCCATTAGCTACCCACTTAAAGGAACGATCTCACACTATGACTCAACACCGCAACATCATATAATTAACAGTGGTGATGTTCATATAATGACAAGTGGGCAAGGCATTATCCATAAATCAACGACATTACCACGCCAATCAGTGAGTGAATCATTTCAATTATGGGTAGCCCTACCAGCTTCTAATAAAGATGAAATGTGTAAGCCAAAGAGTCAACTTTTTAATAAAAATAACTTTCCACTCATTGAAAATAATAATTCAACAACAAAAATATTGATTGGTCGTTACCATCAATATGATAGTCCAATAAAAAGTCATTGTGAGTTAATTTTACTTGATATTATAATGACGTCTTATAGTACATGGTATTTTACACCGCCCAAACAACACCTTTCGTGTTTTATTTATTTAAAATCAGGAGTAGTTTATAGTGCTAATAATAAATTAACACCATCTCAAATGGGATTTTTCAAATCATCTTCATCACCCATAACAATCACAACAACCAATCAAAGCTCACGTTTTATTGTTGCTTGTGCAGTACCATTAAAACAACCATTAATAACGAATAAAGATTCTGTTCATTCTTGTGAAAACAATATTAATAAAAGCCAAACTACAATAAATGAATTACTACTAAATAGTCATAACTTAAATTATTAG
- a CDS encoding NAD-dependent succinate-semialdehyde dehydrogenase, whose amino-acid sequence MTLSLGGLFKQQAFINGEWVNAYSGKQTVVTNPATAEVIGNVPLMGVEETRVAIDGADKAYRQWAKTTAKYKATVLRQWYELIIDNTTELATILTLEQGKPLNEAKGEIAYAASFIEWYAEEAKRMNGEIIPSHKADARILVSRQPIGVVAAITPWNFPAAMITRKCGPAFAAGCAVVLKPAPDTPFTALAFAALAQEAGIPDGLFSVVTGDAVKIGAELTGNKKVKKISFTGSTAIGKLLMAQAAASVKKVSLELGGNAPFIIFDDADIDRAIDGVMIAKFRNAGQTCVCANRIYVHNSIYDQFIDKLRQQVALLKVGNGIDDGVTMGPLINRAAVEKVERHIHDAMLKGARLVLGSQQISNNCFIMPTIIRDVHDDMLVATEETFGPLAAIFSFSDDQEVIERANNTDSGLAAYIYTQSLARAFNVSEALEYGMVGVNEGLISTELAPFGGVKESGLGREGAHQGLEEYTEMKYTLMGGI is encoded by the coding sequence ATGACATTATCTCTAGGTGGTTTATTTAAGCAGCAAGCGTTTATTAATGGTGAATGGGTAAATGCCTATTCAGGAAAACAGACTGTTGTTACTAATCCAGCGACAGCTGAAGTTATTGGCAATGTTCCTTTGATGGGGGTTGAAGAAACGCGCGTAGCTATCGACGGTGCTGATAAAGCATATCGGCAATGGGCAAAAACAACAGCAAAATATAAAGCAACGGTATTACGTCAATGGTATGAACTTATTATTGATAATACTACTGAGTTAGCCACTATTTTGACGTTAGAACAAGGTAAGCCACTTAATGAAGCTAAAGGTGAAATTGCGTATGCTGCAAGCTTTATTGAGTGGTATGCCGAAGAAGCAAAGCGTATGAATGGTGAAATAATTCCAAGTCATAAAGCGGATGCGCGTATTTTAGTTTCACGTCAACCTATTGGTGTTGTTGCCGCTATTACGCCTTGGAATTTTCCTGCAGCAATGATCACGCGTAAATGTGGACCTGCATTTGCAGCAGGTTGTGCCGTAGTATTGAAACCTGCGCCTGATACCCCTTTTACGGCATTAGCATTTGCAGCACTAGCACAAGAAGCGGGTATTCCTGATGGTTTATTCAGTGTTGTAACGGGTGATGCGGTTAAAATTGGTGCTGAATTAACCGGTAATAAAAAAGTTAAAAAGATCTCTTTCACCGGTTCTACGGCGATTGGTAAGTTGTTGATGGCACAAGCTGCTGCGAGTGTTAAAAAAGTATCATTAGAATTAGGCGGCAATGCACCATTTATTATATTCGATGATGCTGATATTGATCGTGCGATTGATGGTGTAATGATCGCTAAATTTCGTAATGCAGGTCAAACTTGCGTCTGTGCTAACCGTATTTATGTCCATAATAGTATTTATGACCAATTTATTGATAAATTGCGTCAGCAGGTTGCGTTATTGAAAGTTGGCAATGGTATTGATGATGGAGTCACTATGGGTCCATTAATTAATCGTGCGGCAGTTGAAAAAGTAGAACGTCATATACATGATGCAATGCTAAAAGGAGCTCGCTTAGTTTTAGGCAGTCAACAAATATCAAATAATTGTTTTATTATGCCGACAATTATTCGAGATGTTCACGATGACATGCTGGTTGCAACGGAAGAAACGTTTGGTCCATTGGCGGCTATTTTCAGCTTTAGTGATGATCAAGAGGTTATTGAACGCGCTAATAATACAGATTCAGGATTAGCTGCCTATATCTATACACAATCGCTAGCACGTGCATTTAATGTTAGTGAAGCATTGGAGTATGGAATGGTGGGTGTCAATGAAGGTCTTATTTCTACTGAACTTGCTCCTTTTGGTGGTGTTAAAGAATCGGGATTAGGTCGCGAAGGGGCACATCAAGGGTTAGAAGAATATACTGAAATGAAATATACCCTAATGGGGGGGATTTAA
- the ydiJ gene encoding D-2-hydroxyglutarate dehydrogenase YdiJ, producing MLPALTYQSSIDNVVLSYLTALSDAGFQGDIEQSYASRLAVATDNSIYQQLPQAVVLPRNIDDLILIGKIGCHDDYQGVTFSPRGGGTGTNGQSLTSGIVVDLSRYLNQIVDINIAEGWVRVQSGVIKDQLNDALRPYGYFFSPDLSTSNRATIGGMINTDASGQGSLKYGKTSDHVLLLTAVLVDGSVLNTEPLSSVQLEELDQGVFINNALQTTAQVCRNKRQQIVDKFPKLNRFLTGYDLKNVYDKQLQQFDLARLLCGSEGSLAFIVEAKLNITPIPKSRTLVNIKYDSFDSALRNAPMMVDALALSVETIDSKVLNLAKQDIVWNTVERLLADIPGKTMLGINMVEYASNDITENQQHVTALCQQLDQLIAKQQAGIIGYQVCDDLASIQKMYTMRKKAVGLLGAAKGTKKPLAFAEDTCVPPENLADFIAEFRQLLDDKALNYGMFGHVDAGVLHVRPALDMCDPQQELLMKEISDQVVTLVAKYGGLMWGEHGKGFRSEYGPAFFGEELFTELRRIKAAFDPHNRMNPGKICTPLGNDSELVKVDSVKRGFYDRQIAVTTRDSFKQAMECNGNGLCFNYDTSSPMCPSMKISADRRHSPKGRAGLVREWLRQLAEQGINADELEQQLLMTSPTIKQIIERLKNTYGSARHQYDFSHEVMEAMNGCLACKACASQCPIKVDVPSFRSRFMNIYYSRYQRPAKDYLVAYVENVLPLMAKAPVIVNSLIRPQWSKKLTVNAIGYVDMPLLSVPTLIESLDGHHALCFDMQWLQALSDHERQNYVLIVQDPFTSFYDAQVIRDFIHLIEKLGKKPILLPFKPNGKAQHVKGFLKAFAKTATSTADFLNQLAVLDIPMVGVDPALVLCYRDEYAEVLQQRRGKFTVLTAHEWLLSLLQQVPQRPVLNAKPWYLFAHCTEKTKLPNAEKQWGAIFTHFGGIMKSVPVGCCGMAGTFGHESDKLESSKSVFNLSWKENIDQYDTTRCMATGYSCRSQVKRLEHIQFKHPVQVLLQLVDI from the coding sequence ATGTTACCTGCATTAACCTATCAAAGTAGTATTGATAATGTTGTACTATCATATTTAACCGCATTATCTGATGCTGGATTTCAAGGCGATATTGAACAAAGCTATGCCAGTCGATTAGCGGTTGCAACTGATAATAGTATCTACCAACAGTTACCTCAAGCAGTTGTATTACCTCGTAATATTGATGATCTTATTCTTATTGGTAAAATAGGTTGTCATGATGATTATCAAGGCGTTACATTTTCTCCTCGCGGCGGCGGCACAGGTACAAATGGTCAATCACTAACATCAGGAATTGTGGTTGATCTTTCCCGTTATTTAAATCAAATAGTAGACATTAATATAGCTGAAGGTTGGGTACGCGTTCAAAGCGGCGTGATTAAAGATCAGCTTAATGATGCCCTGCGTCCGTATGGTTATTTTTTCTCCCCTGATCTTTCAACCAGTAATCGCGCTACGATAGGTGGAATGATTAATACTGATGCTTCTGGACAAGGCTCACTGAAATACGGCAAAACTTCAGATCATGTTTTATTATTGACTGCGGTATTAGTTGATGGCTCGGTACTTAATACTGAGCCATTGAGTTCGGTACAATTAGAGGAGTTAGATCAGGGCGTATTTATTAATAATGCCTTGCAAACAACCGCTCAAGTTTGTCGGAATAAACGGCAACAAATAGTCGATAAATTTCCAAAACTGAATCGATTTCTTACCGGTTATGATTTAAAAAATGTCTATGATAAACAACTTCAACAATTTGATCTTGCGCGCTTATTATGTGGATCAGAGGGATCTTTAGCTTTTATCGTAGAGGCTAAATTAAATATTACACCGATTCCAAAGTCTCGTACTTTAGTGAATATCAAATATGATAGTTTTGATTCGGCATTACGTAATGCGCCTATGATGGTTGATGCACTTGCATTGTCAGTTGAAACCATCGACTCCAAAGTTTTGAATTTAGCAAAACAAGATATTGTTTGGAATACGGTTGAACGTTTATTGGCTGATATACCAGGGAAAACCATGCTAGGTATTAACATGGTGGAGTATGCCAGTAATGATATTACAGAGAATCAACAACATGTTACGGCATTATGCCAACAACTTGATCAATTAATTGCCAAGCAACAAGCCGGTATTATCGGTTATCAAGTGTGTGATGATTTAGCCAGTATTCAAAAAATGTATACTATGCGAAAAAAAGCCGTGGGGTTATTAGGTGCAGCAAAAGGCACTAAAAAGCCGCTCGCATTTGCTGAAGATACTTGTGTACCTCCTGAAAATTTGGCTGACTTTATTGCTGAGTTTAGACAGTTATTGGATGATAAAGCGCTTAATTACGGCATGTTTGGTCATGTTGATGCAGGTGTTTTACATGTTCGTCCGGCATTAGATATGTGTGATCCTCAACAAGAATTGTTAATGAAAGAAATTTCAGATCAGGTAGTTACATTAGTTGCTAAATACGGTGGTCTAATGTGGGGTGAACACGGCAAAGGATTCCGCTCTGAATATGGTCCTGCTTTTTTTGGTGAGGAATTATTCACAGAGTTACGCCGTATTAAAGCTGCGTTTGATCCACATAACCGAATGAACCCAGGTAAAATTTGTACTCCACTGGGTAATGACAGTGAATTAGTAAAAGTCGATAGTGTGAAACGGGGTTTCTATGATCGTCAAATAGCCGTTACTACGCGTGATAGCTTTAAACAAGCCATGGAATGTAACGGAAATGGGTTGTGTTTTAATTATGACACCAGCTCGCCAATGTGTCCCTCAATGAAGATCTCTGCTGATCGTCGTCATTCACCTAAAGGCCGTGCAGGGTTAGTACGTGAATGGTTAAGACAACTTGCTGAGCAAGGGATCAATGCTGATGAGTTAGAGCAGCAGTTATTGATGACATCTCCAACAATCAAACAGATTATTGAACGCTTAAAAAACACCTATGGTTCCGCTCGTCATCAGTATGATTTTTCACATGAGGTTATGGAAGCAATGAATGGTTGTTTAGCATGTAAAGCGTGTGCTAGTCAGTGTCCGATTAAGGTCGATGTACCTAGCTTTCGTTCTCGATTTATGAATATTTATTACAGTCGCTATCAGCGACCGGCAAAAGATTATTTAGTCGCATATGTTGAAAATGTTTTACCATTAATGGCTAAAGCGCCAGTGATCGTTAATAGTCTTATTCGTCCACAATGGTCGAAAAAGCTGACGGTAAACGCCATTGGTTATGTTGATATGCCATTATTATCAGTACCAACGTTAATCGAAAGCCTTGATGGCCATCATGCGCTATGTTTTGACATGCAATGGCTACAAGCACTATCAGATCACGAACGTCAAAATTATGTATTAATCGTTCAAGATCCATTTACCAGCTTTTATGATGCACAGGTTATACGTGACTTTATTCATTTAATTGAAAAGTTAGGTAAAAAGCCAATTTTGTTGCCATTTAAACCAAATGGTAAAGCACAACATGTTAAAGGTTTTCTAAAGGCCTTTGCAAAAACGGCAACGTCAACAGCTGATTTTTTAAATCAATTAGCGGTGCTTGATATTCCGATGGTTGGTGTTGATCCTGCACTGGTACTGTGTTATCGCGATGAATATGCTGAGGTGTTGCAGCAACGTAGAGGAAAATTTACGGTGCTAACCGCACATGAATGGCTTTTATCATTATTACAACAAGTGCCTCAAAGACCAGTATTAAATGCTAAACCATGGTATTTGTTTGCCCACTGTACTGAAAAAACCAAACTCCCTAATGCAGAAAAGCAGTGGGGAGCTATTTTTACGCACTTTGGCGGTATTATGAAATCGGTGCCTGTGGGATGTTGTGGAATGGCAGGTACATTTGGTCATGAAAGCGATAAATTAGAATCGTCAAAGAGCGTATTTAATTTAAGTTGGAAAGAGAACATTGATCAGTATGATACCACTCGCTGTATGGCAACAGGTTATTCATGTCGAAGTCAAGTGAAGCGACTGGAACATATTCAATTTAAACATCCGGTGCAGGTGTTGTTGCAGTTAGTCGATATCTAA
- the aqpZ gene encoding aquaporin Z, which yields MRKLVAEFIGTGWLVLGGCGSAVLAAAYPDLGIGFLGVALAFGLTVVTMAYAIGHISGCHLNPAVTVGLWAGGRFPTSDVIPYIASQVLGGIAGAGVLYIIASGQAGFDLANGFASNGYGAHSPGHYSLLSAFVTEVVMTFMFLFVILGATHKLASPQMAGLAIGLALTLIHLISIPVTNTSVNPARSTGPALFVGDWATSQLWMFWVAPLIGAVIAGVVYRWLCPDNEYRSVS from the coding sequence ATGAGAAAATTAGTTGCCGAATTTATCGGTACCGGTTGGTTAGTATTGGGTGGTTGTGGTAGCGCAGTATTAGCGGCAGCATATCCTGATTTAGGTATTGGCTTTTTAGGTGTTGCACTGGCATTTGGTCTAACGGTTGTAACAATGGCATACGCAATTGGTCATATCTCAGGTTGTCATTTAAACCCTGCAGTTACTGTTGGTTTATGGGCTGGCGGTCGCTTCCCTACAAGTGATGTTATTCCTTACATTGCGTCACAAGTATTAGGCGGTATTGCTGGTGCTGGTGTGCTTTATATTATTGCAAGTGGTCAAGCTGGTTTTGACCTTGCAAATGGCTTTGCTTCTAACGGTTACGGTGCCCACTCTCCTGGTCATTACTCTTTATTATCAGCATTTGTTACTGAAGTTGTAATGACATTCATGTTCTTATTCGTAATTTTAGGCGCAACACATAAGCTAGCCTCACCACAAATGGCAGGTCTTGCTATCGGTCTTGCATTAACACTAATTCACTTAATTAGCATTCCCGTCACAAATACATCAGTTAACCCTGCCCGTAGTACAGGCCCAGCATTATTTGTTGGTGACTGGGCAACATCACAACTATGGATGTTCTGGGTAGCACCACTTATTGGCGCCGTAATTGCGGGTGTTGTATATCGCTGGTTATGCCCTGATAATGAATACCGCTCTGTTAGTTAA